One Paenarthrobacter aurescens TC1 DNA window includes the following coding sequences:
- a CDS encoding ISAau1, transposase orfA (identified by match to protein family HMM PF01527) — protein sequence MARRHTPEQVIAKVRQGQKMLNEGRPLIEVVKELQVTEATWYRWLNQYGSEKNAEATKRTKELEKENARLKRLLAEKELAIDILNEVAKGKF from the coding sequence ATGGCACGTAGGCATACCCCCGAGCAGGTCATCGCGAAGGTCCGGCAGGGCCAGAAAATGCTCAATGAAGGACGGCCCCTCATCGAGGTCGTCAAGGAACTGCAGGTCACCGAGGCGACCTGGTACCGGTGGCTGAACCAGTACGGGTCCGAGAAGAACGCCGAGGCGACGAAACGGACCAAGGAGCTCGAGAAGGAGAACGCGAGGCTCAAGCGGCTGCTGGCCGAGAAAGAGCTAGCCATCGACATCCTGAACGAGGTGGCCAAGGGAAAATTCTGA
- a CDS encoding hypothetical protein (identified by Glimmer2; putative) has protein sequence MSPGTSAPAAQASITPTVTPTPTPTPMLPEAAGAAYLAAVCPMNEVGTDLNTTMQASPLDIVAARRDAGLYRDSVKAVIQKITAPPAPWPATVEEDVSDFVEALYTEMSHAETLSAIETREGIIASWNAWNDPTEPYPAHVASQKIRLKLNLPADSKASCS, from the coding sequence GTGAGTCCGGGTACGAGCGCTCCCGCGGCACAGGCTTCCATCACACCCACGGTAACACCCACACCCACACCCACACCCATGCTCCCCGAGGCCGCCGGCGCCGCCTACCTTGCTGCCGTTTGCCCAATGAACGAGGTCGGGACAGACCTGAATACGACAATGCAGGCAAGTCCTTTAGACATCGTTGCCGCCAGAAGAGATGCGGGACTCTACCGAGACTCCGTCAAGGCCGTTATCCAGAAAATTACTGCTCCACCCGCGCCCTGGCCGGCAACAGTTGAGGAAGACGTGAGCGATTTCGTAGAAGCGCTTTACACCGAGATGAGCCACGCCGAAACCCTGTCAGCCATCGAGACGCGAGAAGGAATCATCGCCTCCTGGAACGCGTGGAATGATCCCACCGAGCCGTACCCAGCCCATGTCGCCTCTCAAAAGATCCGCCTAAAGCTCAATCTGCCCGCCGACTCTAAAGCTAGCTGCTCCTAA
- a CDS encoding acetyltransferase, GNAT family protein (identified by match to protein family HMM PF00583) — MDRRPPISYRIAAGLLKGAQSRRLRPSDYDELADLIEHWKPEKARRFRMGRPYANRYLSSLVAANDVGIVGWLEGAHRSPYAWQRFHDLPEDGGGTSCSFVDFLFVEAGNRRANIGSKLLTAFETEAVDFGNDFMGLSLDSADHLQAQAFYRAHGYTRSKSILYGHLMGKTL, encoded by the coding sequence GTGGACCGCAGACCACCAATCAGCTATCGCATAGCCGCTGGACTGCTAAAGGGGGCCCAATCACGCAGGCTGAGGCCTTCTGACTACGATGAACTGGCGGACTTAATTGAACACTGGAAGCCGGAGAAGGCTCGTCGCTTTCGCATGGGACGCCCATATGCTAATAGGTACCTTTCGAGTCTTGTGGCTGCCAATGACGTCGGCATCGTCGGTTGGCTGGAGGGTGCTCACCGCAGTCCATACGCTTGGCAGCGCTTTCACGATCTTCCCGAGGATGGCGGAGGCACCAGTTGCTCATTCGTCGATTTTCTTTTCGTGGAAGCCGGGAACCGACGCGCCAACATTGGGTCCAAGCTACTCACGGCATTTGAAACCGAGGCAGTGGACTTCGGCAACGATTTTATGGGCTTGTCTCTCGATTCTGCCGACCATTTGCAAGCCCAAGCCTTTTACCGGGCTCATGGCTACACCAGATCCAAGTCGATCCTCTATGGTCATTTAATGGGTAAGACGCTGTAG
- a CDS encoding acetyltransferase, GNAT family protein (identified by match to protein family HMM PF00583), translating into MLEYDSDGVFSIESDHSGQGDVWLIPLKMLDDDARAIQLGAVAELAVEAKQRDFVGDPLRMMLISLVEESRLPYVIESGGVAVGVLTLQSGAAMLAGWPDDESVWLLRGFLIDTRSQGRGLGTLAARAAVEEARKVTARLGGGQAGVVLSVNEHNPAGLAAYSKAGFKDAGRYLGGSAGPQRTMYKAFLPEVSAHAEPSDVNES; encoded by the coding sequence ATGCTTGAATATGACTCGGATGGCGTGTTTTCGATCGAGAGTGATCACAGTGGGCAAGGCGATGTCTGGCTGATTCCCCTCAAAATGCTCGACGACGACGCTCGCGCCATTCAGCTCGGGGCAGTTGCGGAGTTGGCTGTGGAAGCAAAGCAGCGGGACTTCGTCGGGGATCCGCTGCGTATGATGCTCATTTCCCTGGTAGAAGAGTCTCGCCTCCCGTACGTCATTGAGTCAGGAGGAGTTGCTGTTGGTGTGCTGACCCTCCAGTCCGGCGCGGCCATGCTCGCGGGCTGGCCCGACGACGAGTCGGTGTGGTTGTTGAGGGGATTCCTGATCGACACAAGAAGCCAAGGGCGCGGCCTCGGTACCCTGGCTGCGCGGGCCGCAGTGGAGGAAGCGCGAAAGGTGACGGCCAGGCTGGGAGGCGGGCAGGCCGGCGTCGTGCTTTCTGTCAACGAGCATAATCCGGCAGGGTTGGCGGCGTACTCGAAAGCCGGATTCAAGGACGCGGGGCGTTACCTGGGTGGTAGCGCGGGTCCACAGCGGACCATGTACAAGGCTTTCTTGCCGGAGGTCTCAGCGCACGCTGAACCTAGTGACGTCAATGAAAGTTGA
- a CDS encoding ISAau1, transposase orfB (identified by match to protein family HMM PF00665), which produces MAMEKFGASERFACKVLGQNRSALRKKKPEMSFEETRLRADLRAVAQKHPAWGWKKARWHLRAQPQWQDVALNKKRVRRLWRDEGLVCKPKPKKKRRTGPDAGEQKRLKAEYPMHVISFDFQSDVTSCGRHIRFFNVIDECTRTALAIVPRRSFKASDVVAVLENIIAETGIEPAYVRCDNGPEFTAAALIEWCSTAGVKTAFIDPGSPWQNGFIESFNAQFRREQLSGEIIDTMAEAKYLADEWKDIYNHERPHGSLDGMTPSNYWNQWTADHQSAIA; this is translated from the coding sequence ATGGCGATGGAGAAGTTCGGGGCGTCGGAACGCTTTGCCTGCAAAGTGCTGGGGCAGAACCGCTCCGCCCTGCGCAAGAAGAAACCCGAAATGAGTTTCGAGGAAACACGGCTGCGCGCTGACCTGCGGGCAGTCGCGCAGAAACACCCGGCGTGGGGCTGGAAGAAGGCCCGCTGGCACCTGCGTGCCCAGCCGCAGTGGCAGGACGTGGCGCTGAACAAGAAGCGGGTACGCCGGCTCTGGCGCGACGAGGGACTGGTTTGTAAACCCAAGCCGAAGAAGAAGCGCCGGACCGGCCCGGACGCCGGGGAACAGAAGCGCCTGAAAGCCGAATACCCGATGCACGTGATCAGCTTCGACTTCCAGTCCGACGTCACCTCCTGCGGGCGCCACATCCGCTTCTTCAACGTCATCGACGAATGCACCCGCACGGCGCTGGCGATCGTGCCGCGGCGCTCGTTCAAGGCTTCCGACGTGGTCGCCGTGCTGGAGAACATCATCGCCGAAACCGGTATCGAACCGGCGTACGTGCGCTGCGACAACGGACCGGAATTCACCGCCGCCGCACTGATCGAATGGTGCAGCACAGCCGGTGTGAAGACCGCGTTCATCGACCCGGGATCGCCCTGGCAGAACGGGTTCATCGAATCATTCAACGCCCAATTCAGAAGGGAACAACTCTCCGGAGAAATCATCGACACCATGGCCGAAGCAAAGTACTTGGCCGACGAATGGAAAGACATCTACAATCATGAACGGCCCCACGGATCCCTGGATGGAATGACACCATCCAACTACTGGAATCAGTGGACCGCAGACCACCAATCAGCTATCGCATAG
- a CDS encoding putative lipoprotein: MKRTVVLFLVALAMSITSCSPPASNEQTSPPQATQAPTNGIVSTPTPPTPTRTGMPAGVFDLVAKTGGIVRFTLPTPASDPAVADIEAFRKKTGAAPVSYIVADVDNRSGTEVINMYKVSAYDAEGREYAFARAAGVFGEWGPTFGSDYVYRMPDGSILDEATGSALNNEEVRLNNAIDIVASPAQRANIILISKSTDLPKEFTRVAVAPSGMGYPIDALPSGAGGHD, translated from the coding sequence ATGAAACGGACCGTTGTTCTGTTTCTCGTGGCGTTAGCAATGTCGATTACATCTTGCTCGCCCCCAGCGTCTAATGAGCAGACTTCACCACCACAAGCTACTCAAGCGCCGACGAACGGTATCGTCTCGACGCCCACTCCGCCTACGCCGACCAGAACTGGAATGCCCGCCGGAGTCTTTGATTTGGTTGCTAAAACCGGAGGTATCGTCCGATTCACGCTGCCAACGCCAGCAAGCGACCCAGCAGTGGCAGACATTGAAGCATTCCGGAAGAAGACGGGAGCGGCGCCGGTGAGCTACATAGTCGCGGACGTTGATAACCGCAGTGGTACTGAAGTGATCAACATGTACAAGGTGAGTGCCTATGACGCGGAAGGAAGGGAGTACGCCTTCGCCAGGGCCGCGGGCGTTTTCGGCGAGTGGGGTCCAACGTTCGGATCTGATTACGTTTACCGCATGCCTGACGGTTCAATACTTGATGAAGCAACTGGGAGCGCGCTGAACAACGAGGAAGTTCGTCTCAACAACGCAATTGACATTGTTGCTTCGCCCGCTCAACGAGCCAACATAATTCTAATTTCGAAGTCCACGGATCTCCCGAAGGAGTTCACGCGGGTCGCTGTGGCCCCAAGCGGCATGGGTTATCCCATCGACGCGCTTCCCAGCGGGGCCGGCGGGCACGACTAG
- a CDS encoding putative lipoprotein — MKSPQLPALLIAVFSAVIVAASACSPQPDTSGQQPSPPAESSPTDSSSQKPPDSSPEPATQPAPVGPEGIVVATGVLNTNLIGTQIHVINPETGASTLLADLSRIKKTVGASLDASMTITLGRGDNAPEDQLWRALFSPDFTKAVAVRKGGSGDASQHGWIDLTNGEFTDVTTKLASKDDFSSTVMYEHPLFGADGDFYISSRVSIGNSLGKAKVLRTSTSDPSKTSVAAEFTRGTNFWVQPDGHIVECELAWCLEELTDPHPSIDPIALIPKTNRKVEPPVVDEQNKRIAFLSAVDSVSPLELFVMDVDSGTPRKVDVDKKIKFGTTTLLESQGSRLLGWTTGKTSTQVDKSSLLGKWQGPVSGDRSAYDVVVEIGQNEEGLTGRVEYPQLNCKATWHENDAGWAGIHMREELLTGKCAADVQLVLIPDGDKLRVQFSPGSIVSTMTKR, encoded by the coding sequence ATGAAGTCTCCTCAGCTCCCCGCACTACTAATTGCTGTGTTCTCGGCCGTAATAGTGGCGGCCAGCGCTTGTAGCCCTCAGCCGGATACTTCCGGCCAGCAGCCCTCCCCACCTGCGGAGTCATCACCGACGGATTCATCCAGCCAGAAACCGCCGGACTCTTCTCCGGAGCCCGCAACACAACCAGCTCCTGTTGGTCCTGAAGGCATTGTTGTAGCCACCGGCGTGCTCAACACCAATCTCATTGGTACACAGATTCACGTCATCAACCCGGAGACCGGAGCATCAACTCTCCTGGCCGACCTTAGCCGCATAAAAAAGACAGTTGGTGCTTCACTTGATGCCTCGATGACGATCACGCTAGGCCGGGGCGACAACGCGCCGGAAGATCAACTTTGGCGGGCCCTATTCTCACCGGACTTCACCAAAGCAGTAGCCGTCCGCAAAGGCGGATCAGGTGACGCCAGTCAGCATGGATGGATCGATCTCACCAACGGCGAATTCACAGACGTAACGACCAAGTTGGCGTCCAAGGACGATTTCTCATCAACGGTAATGTACGAGCATCCGTTGTTCGGAGCCGACGGCGATTTCTATATATCGTCTCGAGTCTCGATTGGAAATTCGTTGGGCAAAGCTAAGGTTCTGCGGACGTCAACCTCCGACCCGAGTAAGACCTCCGTGGCGGCCGAGTTCACTAGAGGAACCAACTTCTGGGTTCAACCTGACGGGCACATCGTAGAGTGCGAGCTTGCATGGTGTCTGGAGGAATTGACGGACCCGCACCCGAGCATTGATCCTATAGCCCTGATTCCAAAAACGAACCGCAAAGTGGAGCCTCCGGTCGTCGATGAACAGAACAAGAGAATTGCTTTTCTATCGGCGGTGGACTCGGTGTCGCCCTTAGAACTCTTCGTGATGGATGTCGACAGTGGGACCCCTCGGAAGGTGGACGTCGATAAGAAGATCAAGTTCGGCACTACCACCTTGCTTGAGAGCCAAGGTTCCCGTCTTCTGGGTTGGACTACAGGCAAGACGTCTACGCAGGTCGACAAAAGTTCCTTGTTGGGCAAGTGGCAAGGGCCTGTGTCAGGCGACAGATCGGCTTACGACGTAGTCGTTGAGATTGGTCAAAACGAGGAAGGCCTGACCGGTCGAGTCGAATACCCGCAGTTGAACTGCAAGGCCACTTGGCACGAAAATGATGCAGGCTGGGCAGGCATCCACATGAGGGAAGAGCTTCTGACTGGCAAATGCGCAGCCGACGTTCAACTTGTACTGATTCCTGACGGAGACAAACTGCGGGTTCAGTTCAGCCCAGGCTCCATCGTTTCCACCATGACAAAACGCTGA
- a CDS encoding putative sulfatase family protein (identified by match to protein family HMM PF00884): MSKPNVILICVDEWRGDCLSSDGHPYVETPHLDDLARNGVRFSKGYSATPSCVPARAALFTGQSQERHGRVGYNDGVPFHAVHPVTLQGEFRKGGYHTQAIGKMHVWPERSRLDFDDVVLHDGYLHHARQEHHQNFAMFDDYVPWLRRQPGMGPDAEYFDHGVNCNSIVARPWDKAENLHPTHWIGTQAIEWMHRRDPVKPFFLYLSFHRPHPPYDPPSWAFEQYLNIPAYEPVEGNWEQHWDEHRQDGNYQASYGRIPDHVVHRARAGYYGLMAQIDLQVNRIKESLADFGLHDNTVIAFTSDHGEMMGDHHMFRKAVPYEGSTRVPFIIANTPSAQQAARGTVVDHVVELRDIMPTLLDLAGLPIPDSVDGESLASIVRGESTGAVRDVLHGEHVYWGQNLHWLTDGHHKYIWGSGEGTEELFNLDADPQERTNLAQAPAYLGELLSWRQQMVETLKDREEGYVIDGALTPGAAVVAMLRHAREKASASTPQLP, translated from the coding sequence ATGAGCAAGCCCAACGTCATTCTCATTTGCGTCGATGAGTGGAGGGGCGACTGCTTGTCCTCGGACGGCCACCCCTATGTGGAGACACCGCACCTGGACGACCTTGCCCGAAACGGTGTCCGGTTCTCCAAGGGCTATTCTGCTACACCGTCATGCGTACCTGCCCGCGCGGCATTGTTTACCGGCCAATCACAGGAAAGGCATGGCCGCGTCGGGTACAACGACGGCGTACCTTTTCATGCCGTCCATCCAGTGACGCTGCAAGGCGAATTCAGGAAAGGCGGCTATCACACCCAGGCCATCGGAAAGATGCACGTGTGGCCGGAACGCTCCAGGCTCGACTTTGATGACGTTGTCCTGCACGACGGATACCTTCACCATGCCAGGCAGGAACACCATCAGAACTTCGCCATGTTTGATGACTACGTGCCGTGGCTCCGACGCCAACCCGGGATGGGTCCGGACGCCGAGTATTTTGATCACGGCGTCAATTGCAATTCGATTGTCGCCCGTCCTTGGGACAAAGCCGAGAATCTGCATCCCACGCATTGGATCGGCACGCAGGCCATCGAATGGATGCACCGGCGCGATCCTGTAAAGCCCTTCTTCCTCTACCTTTCCTTTCACCGCCCGCACCCACCGTACGATCCGCCGTCGTGGGCCTTCGAACAGTACCTCAACATACCGGCGTATGAACCGGTGGAAGGTAACTGGGAACAGCACTGGGACGAGCATCGGCAGGACGGAAACTACCAAGCCAGCTACGGCAGGATCCCTGACCACGTTGTCCACAGAGCCAGGGCGGGCTACTACGGGCTGATGGCCCAGATCGACCTGCAGGTCAACCGGATCAAGGAGTCACTGGCCGACTTCGGCCTGCATGACAACACCGTGATCGCCTTCACCAGCGACCACGGCGAAATGATGGGTGATCACCATATGTTCCGCAAGGCGGTCCCTTACGAAGGATCCACCCGGGTACCGTTCATCATCGCCAATACCCCGTCCGCTCAGCAGGCCGCACGCGGAACGGTGGTGGACCACGTGGTGGAACTCAGGGACATCATGCCCACGCTGTTGGACCTCGCCGGGTTGCCCATCCCGGATTCCGTGGACGGAGAATCACTGGCAAGCATCGTCCGGGGCGAGAGCACCGGAGCCGTCAGGGATGTCCTTCACGGCGAACACGTGTACTGGGGCCAGAACCTGCACTGGTTGACCGATGGCCACCACAAATACATTTGGGGTTCCGGTGAAGGGACTGAAGAACTGTTCAATCTCGACGCCGATCCCCAGGAGAGGACCAACCTCGCCCAAGCGCCTGCTTACCTCGGTGAACTGCTGTCATGGCGCCAACAAATGGTGGAGACACTTAAGGACCGCGAGGAGGGATACGTCATTGACGGCGCGTTGACGCCAGGAGCCGCGGTGGTCGCCATGCTGCGGCATGCCCGGGAAAAAGCCTCCGCCTCCACGCCTCAGTTGCCGTAG
- a CDS encoding hypothetical protein (identified by Glimmer2; putative), which produces MEYNGNPSEKAIPAGELDRRHVGHSVSFQPNDFTVVFGTIAGIARTEALVYLSLDGVAGGTHLKDEYDLPIDKNVYLQLDPLGSAEKGLSEAASFVKEKLDDITKNLRDRDQGKSE; this is translated from the coding sequence ATGGAATACAACGGAAATCCGTCGGAGAAGGCCATTCCCGCCGGAGAGCTGGATCGGCGTCACGTGGGCCATTCTGTGAGCTTTCAGCCCAATGATTTCACCGTCGTCTTCGGCACGATCGCGGGCATCGCAAGGACTGAAGCCCTTGTGTACCTGTCCCTCGACGGAGTTGCCGGTGGTACTCATCTGAAAGACGAATACGACCTGCCCATCGATAAGAACGTGTATCTTCAGCTGGACCCGCTGGGCAGCGCGGAAAAGGGGCTTTCGGAAGCAGCCAGTTTCGTTAAGGAGAAGCTGGACGACATCACCAAGAATCTCAGGGATCGCGACCAAGGCAAGTCCGAGTAG
- a CDS encoding phage integrase family domain protein (identified by match to protein family HMM PF00589) — protein MSEAQTTVREWSTTWLKGYENNRPSTVRQARTHIKRINGDFGSRALKSVRPSEIKAWTARLSDEGLADSTVYALHSRLSQLFADAVHDGLLPKSPVSRRTAPKAGKQRAYVATTAQVWALHDAMPSGLQPAILLAAFAGLRIGEAVALRVSDVDFMRGIITPAIQYPGVELKTEESKNPIPVPQNLCLELSVNHARWGSETLVTNEWGRSISPHRVEHYFRDARSSVKGLPEGFRFHDLRHYFASLLIAQGLDVKVVQKSLRHSSAKTTLDTYGHMWPDKEETARAAVAGVLADRLKSRTEQRA, from the coding sequence ATGTCCGAGGCACAAACCACAGTTCGCGAATGGTCAACAACATGGTTGAAAGGCTATGAGAACAATCGGCCCTCGACAGTTCGTCAAGCCAGAACGCATATCAAGAGGATCAACGGCGATTTTGGCAGTCGTGCACTGAAGAGTGTCCGGCCCTCAGAAATAAAAGCCTGGACCGCCCGTCTAAGCGACGAAGGGCTAGCTGACTCAACGGTTTACGCGCTCCACTCCCGATTGAGTCAGCTTTTCGCGGATGCTGTACATGATGGCTTATTGCCTAAGTCTCCTGTAAGTAGGAGGACAGCGCCGAAGGCTGGGAAGCAACGGGCATACGTTGCCACTACGGCGCAGGTATGGGCGCTGCATGATGCTATGCCGTCAGGTCTGCAGCCTGCGATCCTGCTGGCAGCTTTTGCAGGCCTGCGTATTGGCGAGGCGGTAGCACTCCGAGTGTCCGACGTGGACTTCATGCGCGGCATTATCACGCCCGCGATTCAGTATCCAGGCGTCGAGTTGAAAACCGAGGAGTCTAAAAATCCCATCCCGGTCCCGCAGAACCTTTGCCTCGAACTGTCGGTGAATCACGCACGGTGGGGGAGCGAGACGCTCGTGACGAACGAATGGGGAAGATCCATCTCCCCACATCGCGTGGAACACTATTTCCGCGACGCCAGAAGCTCAGTGAAAGGACTTCCCGAGGGTTTCCGATTCCACGACCTGCGGCACTATTTCGCGTCATTGCTCATTGCGCAGGGGCTCGATGTGAAAGTGGTCCAAAAGAGTCTCAGGCACTCGTCAGCGAAGACGACGCTGGACACGTACGGGCACATGTGGCCCGACAAGGAGGAAACAGCGAGGGCCGCGGTGGCGGGCGTTCTTGCGGACCGACTCAAATCGCGGACTGAACAGCGCGCATAG